From the Clavibacter phaseoli genome, one window contains:
- the purE gene encoding 5-(carboxyamino)imidazole ribonucleotide mutase, which yields MEPVNPDTPALVGLVMGSDSDWNVMEKASLALDALGIAHEVEVLSAHRTPERMIAYGQTARERGIRVIVAGAGGAAHLPGMIASVTTLPVIGVPVPLATLDGMDSLLSIVQMPAGVPVATVSIGGAENAGLLAARILSTSDDRIAGALARHRAELAELVERKNAALQQKVSSRA from the coding sequence ATGGAGCCCGTGAATCCCGACACCCCTGCACTCGTCGGCCTCGTCATGGGCTCCGACTCCGACTGGAACGTGATGGAGAAGGCGTCCCTCGCGCTCGACGCCCTCGGCATCGCCCACGAGGTCGAGGTGCTGTCCGCGCACCGCACGCCCGAGCGCATGATCGCGTACGGGCAGACCGCGCGCGAGCGGGGGATCCGCGTCATCGTCGCCGGCGCCGGCGGAGCCGCGCACCTCCCCGGCATGATCGCCTCCGTCACGACCCTGCCCGTCATCGGCGTGCCCGTGCCCCTCGCGACCCTCGACGGCATGGACTCCCTGCTGTCGATCGTGCAGATGCCCGCGGGCGTGCCCGTGGCCACCGTCTCCATCGGCGGCGCGGAGAACGCGGGGCTCCTCGCCGCGCGCATCCTCTCCACCTCCGACGACCGCATCGCGGGCGCCCTCGCCCGCCACCGCGCCGAGCTCGCCGAGCTCGTGGAGCGGAAGAACGCCGCGCTGCAGCAGAAGGTCTCGTCGCGCGCGTGA
- the rfbD gene encoding dTDP-4-dehydrorhamnose reductase codes for MSRILVTGGRGMLGQDLLPALSAHDVTAPARAELDITDEAAVRRAFAGQDVVVNLAAYTAVDAAEEHEEAARAINATGAGVLARAAAEAGARIVHVSTDYVFDGSATSPYPEDAPHAPVSAYGRTKAEGERLVLAGHPEGASIVRTAWLYGAGGPSFPSTMLRLAASHETVSVVDDQRGQPTWTVDLAARIVALVDAGAPAGVFHGTGAGETTWYGLARAVFAEAGLDPERVRPTDSASFVRPTPRPAYSVLGHDAWARVGMAPLRDWREALSDAAGHGVLRAR; via the coding sequence GTGAGCCGGATCCTCGTCACCGGCGGCCGCGGCATGCTCGGGCAGGACCTCCTCCCGGCCCTGTCCGCGCACGACGTGACGGCGCCCGCGCGCGCCGAGCTCGACATCACCGACGAGGCCGCCGTCCGCCGGGCGTTCGCCGGGCAGGACGTGGTCGTCAACCTCGCCGCGTACACCGCGGTCGACGCGGCCGAGGAGCACGAGGAGGCGGCCCGCGCGATCAACGCGACCGGCGCCGGCGTGCTCGCGCGCGCGGCCGCCGAGGCGGGCGCCCGCATCGTGCACGTCTCCACCGACTACGTCTTCGACGGATCCGCCACGTCGCCCTACCCCGAGGACGCGCCGCACGCCCCGGTGTCCGCCTACGGCCGCACCAAGGCCGAGGGCGAGCGGCTCGTGCTCGCCGGCCACCCGGAGGGCGCGAGCATCGTGCGAACCGCCTGGCTGTACGGCGCGGGCGGCCCCTCCTTCCCCTCGACGATGCTGCGGCTCGCGGCCTCGCACGAGACGGTGTCGGTGGTCGACGACCAGCGCGGCCAGCCGACCTGGACGGTCGACCTCGCGGCGCGCATCGTGGCGCTCGTCGACGCCGGGGCGCCCGCGGGCGTCTTCCACGGCACGGGCGCCGGCGAGACGACCTGGTACGGCCTGGCGCGCGCCGTCTTCGCGGAGGCGGGGCTGGATCCCGAGCGCGTGCGGCCCACCGACAGCGCCTCCTTCGTGCGGCCGACTCCCCGGCCCGCGTACTCCGTGCTCGGGCACGACGCCTGGGCGCGCGTGGGCATGGCGCCGCTGCGCGACTGGCGCGAGGCGCTGTCCGACGCCGCCGGGCACGGCGTCCTCCGGGCACGCTGA
- a CDS encoding GtrA family protein codes for MSPRRSLASLGVQIAQFGLVGGLGFLVDLAVFNLLRATVLHPDAVEAGPLLAKVASTVVAIAVNWVGNRYWTFGKQRTTRRGREALEFLAVSLVGMVIGLACLYVSHYALGLTSPLADNVSANVIGLGLGSAVRFVLYRQWVYSPARRHAAPQAPAQNEGADRVTVP; via the coding sequence ATGTCCCCCCGTCGCTCCCTCGCCTCGCTCGGCGTGCAGATCGCGCAGTTCGGGCTCGTCGGCGGCCTGGGCTTCCTGGTCGACCTCGCGGTCTTCAACCTGCTGCGCGCGACGGTCCTCCACCCCGACGCCGTCGAGGCCGGCCCGTTGCTCGCCAAGGTCGCGTCCACCGTCGTCGCCATCGCCGTCAACTGGGTGGGCAACCGCTACTGGACCTTCGGCAAGCAGCGCACCACGCGCCGCGGCCGGGAGGCGCTCGAGTTCCTCGCGGTGAGCCTCGTCGGCATGGTCATCGGGCTCGCGTGCCTCTACGTCTCGCACTACGCGCTGGGCCTCACGTCGCCGCTGGCCGACAACGTCTCCGCCAACGTCATCGGCCTGGGGCTCGGATCCGCGGTGCGCTTCGTGCTCTACCGCCAGTGGGTCTACTCCCCCGCCCGCCGCCACGCGGCACCGCAGGCGCCCGCGCAGAACGAGGGCGCCGACCGGGTCACCGTCCCCTAG
- a CDS encoding glycosyltransferase family 4 protein translates to MTTTLRVIIDQLTGPTPGGIGRYAEDLTSAIVATTPSGCEVEGVVSAITPEQTADLEERLPGLARVTRVPLPRRELSRAWQLGLPTPGTTGMVHAPGLLAPLRRHDRVNTNDQIVATIHDVNAWTHPESMTSASVSWTKAMAKRARKHADAVVVPSHALAEELARYVDLGDRVRVIGGAVSPRIALPEDPDARAAELDLPADYLLTVGSLEPRKGVQALVQALSRPETGDLPLLIVGPASWGDVELAQVADEAGVDASRVRSLGSLADADLAVALDRATVFVHPSLSEGFGLPVVEALSFGTPVVHSDAPALLEVAADAGVVVPREDADGYPLRLAEAIGGLLSDTAARERLAVVGQDRARAFSWRDSGEKVWQLHADL, encoded by the coding sequence GTGACCACCACGCTGCGCGTGATCATCGACCAGCTGACCGGCCCGACGCCCGGCGGCATCGGCCGTTACGCCGAGGACCTGACGAGCGCGATCGTCGCCACCACGCCGAGCGGGTGCGAGGTCGAGGGGGTCGTCTCCGCGATCACACCCGAGCAGACCGCCGACCTCGAGGAGCGGCTGCCCGGCCTCGCCCGCGTCACGCGCGTCCCGCTCCCCCGCCGCGAGCTCTCGCGCGCCTGGCAGCTGGGCCTCCCGACCCCGGGGACGACCGGCATGGTCCACGCGCCCGGCCTCCTCGCGCCGCTGCGCCGCCACGACCGCGTGAACACGAACGACCAGATCGTCGCCACGATCCACGACGTCAACGCGTGGACGCACCCCGAGAGCATGACGAGCGCCTCCGTCTCGTGGACGAAGGCCATGGCGAAGCGCGCCCGCAAGCACGCCGACGCCGTGGTCGTGCCCTCGCACGCGCTGGCCGAGGAGCTCGCGCGCTACGTCGACCTGGGCGACCGGGTGCGGGTGATCGGCGGTGCCGTCAGCCCGCGCATCGCCCTGCCCGAGGATCCCGACGCCCGCGCGGCCGAGCTCGACCTGCCGGCCGACTACCTGCTCACGGTCGGGAGCCTCGAGCCGCGCAAGGGCGTCCAGGCGCTCGTGCAGGCGCTGTCGCGGCCCGAGACCGGCGACCTGCCGCTCCTCATCGTCGGCCCGGCCTCGTGGGGCGACGTCGAGCTCGCGCAGGTGGCGGACGAGGCGGGCGTCGACGCGTCGCGCGTGCGCAGCCTGGGATCCCTCGCCGACGCCGACCTCGCCGTCGCTCTCGACCGCGCCACCGTCTTCGTGCACCCCAGCCTCTCGGAGGGCTTCGGCCTGCCGGTCGTGGAGGCGCTGTCGTTCGGCACGCCCGTCGTGCACTCGGACGCGCCGGCCCTCCTCGAGGTCGCGGCCGACGCGGGCGTCGTGGTGCCCCGCGAGGACGCCGACGGCTACCCGCTGCGCCTCGCCGAGGCCATCGGCGGCCTCCTGTCCGACACCGCGGCGCGCGAGCGCCTCGCCGTCGTCGGCCAGGACCGCGCCCGCGCGTTCAGCTGGCGCGACTCCGGCGAGAAGGTCTGGCAGCTGCACGCCGACCTGTAG
- a CDS encoding LCP family protein translates to MSLTQPIRHPDSRSPRIMTTRAWWLVVLNVLIPGSAQVLAGNRRLGRVGLASTLAVWALVIVVGGFALFARGALIQIVSQEWLLVVAQALLAAYAVLWVVLALDTLRLARIIRVAPRARPIIAALSVLLMVGTAGSAGYAAYLVGVGRGALGGIFGDYATEAPVDGRYNIMLLGGDAGSDRAGLRPDSITVVSVDADTGRATMVGLPRDMEKVPFSDGSPLKARYPNGYQRCDVDACMLNSIYTEVEVYKQDLYPDAKEKGSLPGIEAMREAVEGVTGLTIQYYALIDMQGFADMVDALGGIDIDVKRRIGMGSGHDEQFRPVPIPEWIEPGEQKLDGYHALWYARSRYQATDYDRMSRQREVQQAVLEQFDPANVLTKFDAIAQAGQQVVKTDIPRGMLGYFTQLALKTKDQPIDDLEIVPPRFDSQKPDFPAVRQAIQDQFANGSAG, encoded by the coding sequence GTGAGCCTGACCCAGCCCATCCGGCACCCGGACAGCCGGTCGCCGCGCATCATGACCACCCGGGCCTGGTGGCTCGTGGTGCTGAACGTCCTCATCCCCGGATCCGCCCAGGTCCTCGCCGGGAACCGCCGCCTCGGCCGCGTCGGCCTCGCCTCCACGCTCGCGGTGTGGGCGCTCGTCATCGTCGTCGGCGGGTTCGCGCTCTTCGCCCGCGGCGCGCTCATCCAGATCGTGTCCCAGGAGTGGCTGCTCGTCGTCGCGCAGGCGCTGCTCGCGGCCTACGCCGTCCTGTGGGTCGTGCTCGCGCTCGACACGCTGCGCCTCGCGCGCATCATCCGCGTCGCGCCCCGGGCCCGGCCGATCATCGCGGCGCTGTCGGTGCTGCTCATGGTCGGCACCGCCGGATCCGCGGGCTACGCCGCCTACCTCGTCGGCGTCGGCCGCGGCGCCCTCGGCGGGATCTTCGGCGACTACGCCACCGAGGCGCCCGTCGACGGCCGGTACAACATCATGCTGCTCGGCGGCGACGCGGGCAGCGACCGGGCCGGCCTCCGCCCCGACAGCATCACCGTGGTCAGCGTCGACGCCGACACCGGGCGCGCCACCATGGTGGGCCTGCCGCGCGACATGGAGAAGGTGCCGTTCTCCGACGGCTCGCCCCTGAAGGCGCGCTACCCGAACGGCTACCAGCGCTGCGACGTCGACGCCTGCATGCTCAACTCCATCTACACGGAGGTCGAGGTCTACAAGCAGGACCTCTACCCCGACGCGAAGGAGAAGGGGAGCCTGCCCGGCATCGAGGCGATGCGCGAGGCGGTCGAGGGGGTCACGGGCCTCACGATCCAGTACTACGCGCTCATCGACATGCAGGGCTTCGCCGACATGGTGGACGCGCTCGGCGGCATCGACATCGACGTGAAGCGCCGCATCGGCATGGGCTCGGGCCACGACGAGCAGTTCCGACCGGTGCCCATCCCCGAGTGGATCGAGCCCGGCGAGCAGAAGCTCGACGGCTACCACGCGCTCTGGTACGCGCGCTCCCGCTACCAGGCCACCGACTACGACCGGATGTCGCGCCAGCGCGAGGTGCAGCAGGCGGTGCTGGAGCAGTTCGACCCGGCGAACGTGCTCACCAAGTTCGACGCGATCGCCCAGGCCGGCCAGCAGGTCGTGAAGACCGACATCCCGCGCGGCATGCTCGGCTACTTCACGCAGCTGGCGCTGAAGACGAAGGACCAGCCCATCGACGACCTCGAGATCGTGCCGCCGCGGTTCGACTCGCAGAAGCCCGACTTCCCGGCCGTCCGCCAGGCGATCCAGGACCAGTTCGCGAACGGCTCGGCGGGCTGA
- a CDS encoding 5-(carboxyamino)imidazole ribonucleotide synthase, producing MTPTVGVVGGGQLARMMIAPAVELGIGIRVLAEADGMSAGLAATAVGDYRDLDAVRAFARDVDVITFDHEHVPQHVLRALVAEGVTVHPGPDALLVAQDKLLMRERLEQLGVPVPVWARVADRDALAAFLADNGGVAVVKTPRGGYDGKGVRVVRSADEADDWFAALGAGDALLAEELVDYARELAQSVARRPSGDIAAWPVVESIQRDGVCAEVIAPAHGASVRLREAAEEMARGIAEGLGVTGVLAVELFETVDGRLLVNELAMRPHNTGHWSMDGAVTGQFEQHLRAVLDLPLGSTRPLAPWSVMINVLGGPESGTVADRYPQALADQPEARFHFYGKEPRPGRKVGHVTVVGDELDETAYRARAAAAFFRG from the coding sequence ATGACGCCCACCGTCGGAGTCGTCGGAGGCGGCCAGCTCGCCCGGATGATGATCGCGCCCGCCGTGGAGCTCGGCATCGGGATCCGCGTGCTCGCCGAGGCCGACGGCATGTCCGCGGGGCTGGCCGCCACCGCGGTCGGGGACTACCGCGACCTGGACGCGGTCCGCGCCTTCGCGCGCGACGTGGACGTGATCACGTTCGACCACGAGCACGTGCCGCAGCACGTCCTGCGCGCGCTCGTCGCCGAGGGCGTCACCGTGCACCCGGGACCGGACGCCCTGCTCGTCGCCCAGGACAAGCTCCTCATGCGCGAGCGGCTCGAGCAGCTGGGCGTCCCGGTGCCCGTGTGGGCGCGCGTCGCCGACCGGGACGCGCTCGCCGCCTTCCTCGCCGACAACGGCGGCGTCGCCGTCGTGAAGACGCCGCGCGGCGGCTACGACGGCAAGGGCGTGCGGGTCGTGCGCTCCGCCGACGAGGCCGACGACTGGTTCGCCGCGCTCGGCGCCGGGGACGCGCTGCTGGCCGAGGAGCTGGTGGACTACGCGCGGGAGCTCGCGCAGTCCGTCGCCCGCCGGCCCTCGGGCGACATCGCGGCGTGGCCCGTCGTCGAGTCGATCCAGCGGGACGGCGTGTGCGCGGAGGTCATCGCGCCCGCGCACGGCGCGAGCGTCCGCCTGCGTGAGGCCGCGGAGGAGATGGCGCGCGGGATCGCCGAGGGGCTCGGGGTCACCGGCGTGCTCGCGGTCGAGCTGTTCGAGACCGTCGACGGGCGCCTGCTCGTCAACGAGCTGGCCATGCGCCCGCACAACACGGGCCACTGGTCGATGGACGGCGCGGTCACCGGCCAGTTCGAGCAGCACCTGCGCGCGGTGCTCGACCTGCCGCTCGGATCCACCCGGCCGCTCGCGCCGTGGTCCGTCATGATCAACGTCCTCGGCGGGCCGGAGTCCGGCACCGTCGCCGACCGCTACCCGCAGGCGCTCGCCGACCAGCCGGAGGCGCGCTTCCACTTCTACGGCAAGGAGCCGCGGCCCGGCCGCAAGGTCGGGCACGTCACGGTCGTGGGCGACGAGCTCGACGAGACCGCCTACCGGGCGCGCGCGGCCGCGGCGTTCTTCCGGGGCTGA
- a CDS encoding biotin--[acetyl-CoA-carboxylase] ligase: protein MDLPLSRLAAPRLVALDSAGSTNDELSRRSSADPAGWPDGSVVLTLDQTAGRGRRGRVWVAPPGRTLAVSVLCVPGRADLDPGWLPLVAGLALVATLRDVVPEPAEVTLKWPNDVHVDGRKVSGILGELIAPGRMLVGTGLNLTLEEAELPTPTSTSLRLAGVPDPDVDAILAAYLAAFRARYLAWTAADGDARAAGLVDELTRTCATIGRDVRVELPGGGELRGRATGVDDDGRLTVESAGDPAVTSVAAGDVTHLRYQ, encoded by the coding sequence ATGGACCTCCCGCTCAGCCGCCTCGCCGCCCCGCGCCTCGTCGCCCTCGACTCCGCGGGATCCACGAACGACGAGCTCTCCCGTCGGTCGTCGGCGGATCCGGCCGGGTGGCCCGACGGATCCGTCGTGCTCACGCTCGACCAGACGGCCGGGCGCGGCCGCCGCGGCCGCGTCTGGGTGGCGCCGCCCGGGCGCACCCTCGCGGTCAGCGTGCTCTGCGTCCCGGGGCGCGCGGACCTCGATCCCGGTTGGCTGCCGCTCGTCGCCGGGCTCGCGCTCGTCGCGACCCTGCGCGACGTCGTGCCGGAGCCTGCCGAGGTCACGCTCAAGTGGCCGAACGACGTGCACGTGGACGGGCGGAAGGTCTCCGGGATCCTCGGTGAGCTCATCGCGCCCGGGCGCATGCTCGTCGGCACGGGCCTCAACCTCACGCTGGAGGAGGCCGAGCTGCCGACGCCGACCTCCACGTCCCTGCGCCTGGCGGGCGTGCCGGATCCGGACGTGGACGCGATCCTGGCCGCCTACCTCGCGGCGTTCCGCGCCCGCTACCTGGCCTGGACGGCCGCCGACGGCGACGCGCGCGCCGCGGGGCTCGTCGACGAGCTGACCCGCACGTGCGCCACCATCGGCCGCGACGTCCGCGTCGAGCTGCCGGGCGGCGGCGAGCTCCGCGGGCGCGCGACCGGGGTCGACGACGACGGGCGGCTCACCGTCGAGTCCGCCGGGGATCCGGCCGTGACGTCTGTCGCCGCCGGGGACGTGACGCATCTGCGGTATCAATGA
- a CDS encoding PH domain-containing protein — MAHTGDTQRYAPGEGGRALPVRGGRRARRRAEKEERRRVAEDEAGRLTSSHDVDPRLGRPAAPPAAPPQQMVAADPERVLVRLRPHGRALTLPVLLLLAICLTGGYFGAWFPEPWENALLLVSLAGVAVFVTLLPVLVWLNRRYTVTTRRLIVSHGFFVRTRQELLHSRGYDVTLRRGPLQHLHRSGHVTINAGLESPVVLRDVPSAVLVVQALQDLMEENANMVAERRRQEESRRGRPGDPAWRQQDEPRAVWPDDTQPWQRG; from the coding sequence ATGGCGCACACGGGTGACACGCAGCGGTACGCACCCGGAGAGGGCGGGCGGGCGCTCCCCGTCCGCGGCGGACGCCGGGCCCGCCGCAGGGCCGAGAAGGAGGAGCGCCGCCGCGTCGCCGAGGACGAAGCCGGTCGCCTGACCTCGTCGCACGACGTGGATCCGCGCCTCGGTCGCCCCGCGGCCCCGCCCGCGGCCCCGCCGCAGCAGATGGTCGCCGCCGACCCCGAGCGCGTCCTCGTCCGCCTCCGCCCGCACGGCCGGGCGTTGACCCTGCCGGTGCTGCTGCTCCTCGCGATCTGCCTCACGGGCGGGTACTTCGGCGCCTGGTTCCCGGAGCCGTGGGAGAACGCGCTGCTGCTGGTGTCGCTCGCCGGCGTCGCGGTCTTCGTCACCCTGCTGCCCGTGCTGGTCTGGCTCAACCGCCGCTACACGGTGACGACCCGGCGCCTCATCGTCTCGCACGGCTTCTTCGTGCGCACCCGGCAGGAGCTCCTGCACTCGCGCGGGTACGACGTGACCCTCCGCCGCGGCCCGCTGCAGCACCTGCACCGCAGCGGCCACGTCACCATCAACGCCGGCCTCGAGTCGCCCGTCGTGCTCCGGGACGTGCCGTCCGCGGTGCTCGTCGTCCAGGCGCTGCAGGACCTCATGGAGGAGAACGCGAACATGGTGGCCGAGCGCCGCCGGCAGGAGGAGTCGCGCCGGGGGCGGCCCGGCGATCCGGCCTGGCGGCAGCAGGACGAGCCCCGGGCCGTGTGGCCGGACGACACGCAGCCCTGGCAGCGCGGCTGA
- a CDS encoding ABC transporter permease, translating into MSTMTSPRSREFSRPGTGAGLLDVYRRRYLLSLLVKKEVQVRYRGSVLGWLWSYVKPAAQFAVFFVAMGVFLRLNQNQVNYPIYLFSGIILINFYTEAFSNSTKSLVDNGALIKKIYLPRELFPVSSTFVALVNFLPQLVILLVVCLFVGWAPTPVQVLGILLGVAIIGTLAIGLGMLFGAANVSFRDSQNFVELIVMVVVWASPVLYPFAQVRTVLPDWLLVVYQLNPVTAAVELFHAGFWYPTTGGTGDLPENLWMYGFIALGVSLLSLLLGQLVFKKLEGRFAQDL; encoded by the coding sequence GTGTCGACCATGACGAGTCCCCGGTCCCGGGAGTTCTCGAGGCCCGGCACGGGCGCGGGACTCCTCGACGTGTACCGCCGCCGCTACCTCCTCTCCCTCCTCGTGAAGAAGGAGGTGCAGGTCAGGTACCGCGGATCCGTCCTCGGCTGGCTCTGGTCGTACGTGAAGCCGGCTGCCCAGTTCGCGGTCTTCTTCGTGGCGATGGGCGTGTTCCTGCGGCTGAACCAGAACCAGGTGAACTACCCGATCTACCTGTTCTCCGGGATCATCCTCATCAACTTCTACACGGAGGCGTTCTCCAACTCCACGAAGTCGCTGGTGGACAACGGGGCGCTGATCAAGAAGATCTACCTCCCCCGCGAGCTGTTCCCGGTCTCCAGCACGTTCGTGGCGCTCGTGAACTTCCTGCCGCAGCTCGTGATCCTGCTGGTCGTGTGCCTCTTCGTCGGGTGGGCGCCCACTCCCGTGCAGGTGCTCGGCATCCTCCTCGGCGTCGCCATCATCGGCACCCTCGCCATCGGCCTCGGCATGCTGTTCGGGGCGGCCAACGTCTCGTTCCGCGACTCGCAGAACTTCGTCGAGCTCATCGTCATGGTCGTCGTGTGGGCGTCGCCCGTGCTCTACCCCTTCGCGCAGGTGCGCACCGTGCTGCCCGACTGGCTGCTCGTGGTCTACCAGCTCAACCCCGTGACGGCCGCCGTCGAGCTCTTCCACGCCGGCTTCTGGTACCCGACCACGGGGGGAACGGGCGACCTGCCCGAGAACCTCTGGATGTACGGCTTCATCGCCCTCGGCGTCTCGCTCCTGAGCCTCCTGCTCGGGCAGCTCGTCTTCAAGAAGCTGGAGGGGCGCTTTGCCCAGGACCTCTGA
- a CDS encoding ABC transporter ATP-binding protein has translation MPRTSESDALPRIIVENVRKSFLLRHTHSIKETVIAAVRRKPLASTFDALEDVSFEVRPGESVALMGFNGSGKSTLLKLISGVYQPDSGEVLARGRIAGLIEVGAGFHPDLSGRENIYLNAAILGMEQHEIDARFDQIVEFSEIEKFIDTEVKHYSSGMFLRLAFSVAIHTEVDILLVDEILSVGDEPFQRKCLAKIRELHDAGKTLVVVSHDLDMVSDLCERGILIQSGKVAFDGPSKDAVERMRQG, from the coding sequence TTGCCCAGGACCTCTGAGTCGGACGCGCTGCCGCGCATCATCGTCGAGAACGTGCGGAAGTCCTTCCTCCTCCGCCACACGCACTCCATCAAGGAGACGGTCATCGCGGCCGTCCGCCGCAAGCCGCTCGCCTCGACCTTCGACGCGCTCGAGGACGTGAGCTTCGAGGTGCGTCCCGGCGAGTCCGTCGCGCTCATGGGCTTCAACGGATCCGGCAAGTCGACGCTGCTGAAGCTCATCTCGGGCGTCTACCAGCCCGACAGCGGCGAGGTGCTCGCCCGCGGCCGCATCGCCGGCCTGATCGAGGTGGGCGCGGGCTTCCACCCCGACCTCTCGGGCCGCGAGAACATCTACCTCAACGCCGCGATCCTCGGCATGGAGCAGCACGAGATCGACGCGCGCTTCGACCAGATCGTCGAGTTCAGCGAGATCGAGAAGTTCATCGACACCGAGGTCAAGCACTACTCCTCGGGCATGTTCCTCCGGCTCGCGTTCTCCGTCGCGATCCACACCGAGGTCGACATCCTGCTGGTCGACGAGATCCTCTCCGTCGGCGACGAGCCCTTCCAGCGCAAGTGCCTCGCGAAGATCCGCGAGCTGCACGACGCCGGCAAGACGCTCGTGGTCGTGAGCCACGACCTCGACATGGTGTCGGACCTCTGCGAGCGCGGGATCCTCATCCAGTCCGGGAAGGTCGCCTTCGACGGCCCGTCCAAGGACGCGGTCGAGCGGATGCGCCAGGGCTGA
- a CDS encoding acyl-CoA carboxylase subunit beta yields the protein MPAGTVRRVTAHEPDEDAGAPDMYTTAGKLADLKRRYHEAVTASGEAAIEKQHARGKMTARERIDQLLDHGSFVELDEFVRHRTHAFGMDAKRPYGDSVVTGTGTINGRQVAVYSQDFTIFGGSLGEVAGEKIIKVMELAIKTGVPIIGILDSGGARIQEGVVALGKYGEIFRLNTRASGVIPQISLIMGPAAGGAVYSPALTDFVIMVDKTSHMFVTGPDVIKTVTGEEVGFEELGGALTHNKVSGVAHYLASDEDDALDYARTLLGFLPDNNLAELPEFPRTVDLEMTARDLELDTIIPDSPNQPYDMKTIIELVVDDGEFLETQPLFAPNIIVGFARVEGRSVGIVANQPNAMAGTLNIEAGEKASRFVRFCDAFSIPILTLVDVPGYLPGTEQEWTGVIRRGAKLLYAYAEATVPLVTVITRKAYGGAYIVMGSKQLGADINLAWPTAEIAVMGGQGAVNILYRGEIKGAEQAGEDVAAVRTRLANEYTYNVASPFLAAERGELDNVIQPAATRASVVKALRALRTKRASLPPKKHGNIPL from the coding sequence ATGCCCGCCGGTACAGTGAGGCGGGTGACTGCACACGAGCCAGACGAGGACGCCGGCGCCCCGGACATGTACACGACCGCAGGCAAGCTCGCCGACCTGAAGCGGCGCTACCACGAGGCCGTCACCGCGAGCGGCGAGGCCGCCATCGAGAAGCAGCACGCGCGCGGCAAGATGACCGCCCGCGAGCGCATCGACCAGCTGCTCGACCACGGGTCGTTCGTCGAGCTCGACGAGTTCGTCCGCCACCGCACGCACGCGTTCGGCATGGACGCCAAGCGGCCCTACGGCGACTCGGTCGTCACGGGCACGGGCACCATCAACGGGCGCCAGGTCGCCGTGTACTCGCAGGACTTCACGATCTTCGGCGGATCCCTCGGCGAGGTCGCGGGCGAGAAGATCATCAAGGTCATGGAGCTCGCCATCAAGACGGGCGTGCCCATCATCGGCATCCTCGACTCGGGCGGCGCCCGCATCCAGGAGGGCGTGGTCGCGCTCGGCAAGTACGGCGAGATCTTCCGCCTCAACACGCGCGCGTCGGGCGTGATCCCGCAGATCTCGCTCATCATGGGCCCGGCCGCGGGCGGCGCCGTCTACTCCCCCGCGCTCACCGACTTCGTGATCATGGTCGACAAGACCAGCCACATGTTCGTCACCGGCCCCGACGTCATCAAGACCGTCACGGGCGAGGAGGTCGGCTTCGAGGAGCTGGGCGGCGCGCTCACCCACAACAAGGTCTCGGGCGTCGCGCACTACCTCGCGAGCGACGAGGACGACGCGCTCGACTACGCGCGCACGCTCCTCGGCTTCCTGCCGGACAACAACCTGGCCGAGCTGCCGGAGTTCCCGCGCACGGTGGACCTCGAGATGACGGCGCGCGACCTCGAGCTCGACACGATCATCCCGGACAGCCCGAACCAGCCGTACGACATGAAGACGATCATCGAGCTCGTCGTCGACGACGGGGAGTTCCTCGAGACGCAGCCGCTGTTCGCCCCGAACATCATCGTCGGGTTCGCGCGCGTCGAGGGCCGCTCCGTCGGCATCGTCGCCAACCAGCCGAACGCGATGGCCGGCACGCTCAACATCGAGGCGGGCGAGAAGGCCAGCCGCTTCGTGCGGTTCTGCGACGCGTTCTCCATCCCGATCCTGACGCTCGTCGACGTGCCGGGGTACCTGCCCGGCACCGAGCAGGAGTGGACGGGCGTCATCCGCCGCGGCGCGAAGCTGCTGTACGCGTACGCGGAGGCGACCGTGCCGCTCGTGACGGTCATCACGCGGAAGGCGTACGGCGGCGCCTACATCGTCATGGGATCCAAGCAGCTGGGCGCCGACATCAACCTCGCGTGGCCGACGGCCGAGATCGCGGTGATGGGCGGGCAGGGCGCCGTGAACATCCTCTACCGCGGCGAGATCAAGGGCGCGGAGCAGGCCGGCGAGGACGTGGCGGCGGTCCGCACCCGGCTCGCGAACGAGTACACGTACAACGTCGCGAGCCCGTTCCTCGCAGCGGAGCGCGGGGAGCTCGACAACGTCATCCAGCCGGCCGCCACGCGCGCGTCGGTCGTCAAGGCGCTGCGGGCGCTGCGCACGAAGCGCGCGAGCCTGCCGCCCAAGAAGCACGGGAACATCCCGCTGTGA
- a CDS encoding acyl-CoA carboxylase subunit epsilon produces the protein MSDDRGSADAALGGFRVLGGSPTEEELAAATAVIAALAAEPAAEQPVRRAPDAWQRSQRGVRGTLVPGHGRWRGFSG, from the coding sequence GTGAGCGACGACCGCGGATCGGCGGACGCCGCGCTCGGCGGCTTCCGCGTCCTCGGCGGCTCCCCCACCGAGGAGGAGCTCGCCGCGGCGACGGCGGTCATCGCCGCGCTGGCCGCAGAGCCTGCCGCCGAGCAGCCCGTGCGCCGCGCTCCCGACGCGTGGCAGCGCTCGCAGCGCGGCGTCCGCGGCACCCTGGTGCCGGGTCACGGTCGCTGGCGCGGCTTCTCGGGCTGA